The Streptomyces tendae genome has a window encoding:
- a CDS encoding RNA polymerase sigma factor, with protein MLGDDAELTAAVRAAQDGDETAFRTVYRAVHPRLLGYVRTLVGEPDAEDVTSEAWLQIARDLERFSGDADRFRGWAARIARNRALDHIRMRGRRPAIGGDETELTGRPAESDTAGEAMEALATDGAFSLISRLPQDQAEAVVLRVVVGLDAKTAAETLGKRPGAVRTAAHRGLRRLAELLDDPEGHPESAGVLDALPPQREPRRRTVTSASVTQLRTRTQKDM; from the coding sequence GTGCTGGGGGACGACGCGGAGCTGACGGCCGCGGTGCGTGCGGCACAGGACGGGGACGAGACCGCGTTCCGGACCGTGTACCGCGCCGTGCACCCGCGGCTGCTCGGATACGTCAGGACACTCGTCGGCGAGCCCGACGCCGAGGACGTGACGTCCGAGGCGTGGCTGCAGATCGCCCGTGACCTGGAGCGCTTCAGCGGTGACGCGGACCGCTTCCGCGGCTGGGCCGCCCGCATCGCCCGCAACCGCGCGCTGGACCACATACGCATGCGCGGGCGCCGCCCGGCGATAGGCGGCGACGAGACCGAGCTGACCGGCCGGCCCGCCGAGTCCGACACGGCCGGCGAGGCGATGGAGGCGCTGGCCACCGACGGCGCGTTCTCCCTCATCTCCCGGCTGCCGCAGGACCAGGCCGAGGCCGTCGTCCTGCGCGTCGTCGTCGGCCTGGATGCCAAGACGGCCGCGGAGACCCTGGGCAAGCGTCCCGGCGCCGTACGGACGGCGGCCCATCGCGGTCTGCGCCGGCTGGCCGAGCTGCTCGACGATCCGGAAGGCCATCCGGAATCCGCCGGGGTGCTCGACGCCCTCCCGCCCCAGAGAGAACCACGCCGTCGTACGGTGACGTCCGCGAGTGTGACGCAGTTGCGAACGCGGACGCAGAAGGACATGTGA
- a CDS encoding L,D-transpeptidase family protein, producing MRGKSTNGRGIAVLAALAAGAVGAAGCTVQPAGTDGQGRSPVRIEVPDRTPDATRSAPPARTPDAPAKPSPSDPPSTRPTPARVLWSPGDKGRDIRELQARLRQIAWVFHGPTGTYDALTAEAVRGFQGKRGLPRTGVTDTVTWQRLLAMTREPGRWELYLMGGQPADAPDPRCMTGRVMCISKSSRTLRWMIDGRTVSTMPVRFGSEYTPTREGVFQVFWKSRHHVSTLYDSPMPYAMFFSGGQAVHFSSDFAARGYAGASHGCVNVRDEAAIAELYEQVRDGDKVVVHW from the coding sequence GTGCGCGGGAAGAGCACGAACGGACGGGGGATCGCCGTCCTGGCGGCGCTGGCGGCCGGCGCCGTGGGTGCGGCCGGGTGCACGGTGCAGCCGGCCGGTACGGACGGGCAGGGCAGGTCGCCGGTGCGGATCGAGGTGCCGGACCGGACGCCGGACGCGACGCGGTCCGCGCCGCCGGCCCGGACGCCGGACGCCCCGGCGAAGCCGTCGCCGTCGGACCCGCCGTCGACCCGGCCGACGCCCGCGCGCGTGCTGTGGTCTCCGGGGGACAAGGGGCGGGACATACGTGAGCTCCAGGCGCGGCTGCGGCAGATCGCGTGGGTCTTCCACGGGCCCACCGGGACCTACGACGCCCTGACGGCGGAGGCGGTCCGGGGCTTCCAGGGCAAGCGCGGACTGCCGAGGACGGGCGTGACCGACACCGTCACCTGGCAGCGGCTGCTCGCGATGACGCGCGAACCGGGCCGCTGGGAGCTGTACCTGATGGGCGGCCAGCCCGCCGACGCGCCGGACCCTCGCTGCATGACCGGCCGGGTGATGTGCATCAGCAAGTCGAGCCGCACGCTGCGCTGGATGATCGACGGCCGCACGGTGTCGACGATGCCGGTCCGCTTCGGCTCGGAGTACACGCCGACCCGCGAGGGCGTCTTCCAGGTGTTCTGGAAGTCCCGGCACCACGTGTCCACGCTCTACGACTCCCCCATGCCGTACGCGATGTTCTTCAGCGGCGGCCAGGCGGTGCACTTCTCGTCGGACTTCGCCGCCCGGGGCTACGCGGGGGCCTCGCACGGCTGCGTCAACGTGCGCGACGAGGCGGCGATCGCGGAGCTGTACGAGCAGGTGCGCGACGGCGACAAGGTCGTCGTCCACTGGTGA
- a CDS encoding acyl-CoA mutase large subunit family protein produces MARESESGLPIEPVYGPESLEGWDPAEKLGEPGAYPFTRGVYPTMYTGRPWTMRQYAGFGTATESNARYKQLIANGTMGLSVAFDLPTQMGHDSDAPIASGEVGKVGVAIDSIDDMRVLFGGIPLDKVSTSMTINAPAALLLLLYQLVAEEQGVSADKLTGTIQNDVLKEYIARGTYIFPPKPSLRLIADIFKYCRAEIPKWNTISISGYHMAEAGASPAQEIAFTLADGIEYVRTAVAAGMDVDDFAPRLSFFFVARTTILEEVAKFRAARRIWARVMKEEFGAKNPKSLMLRFHTQTAGVQLTAQQPEVNLVRVAVQGLAAVLGGTQSLHTNSFDEAIALPTDKSARLALRTQQVLAYETDVTATVDPFAGSYVIEKMTDEVETAALELMRKVEDLGGAVNAIEHGFQKNEIERSAYRIAQETDSAERVVVGVNRFQLDEEEPYEPLRVDPAIEAQQAERLAKLRAERDQQAVDTALDALKKAAEGEDNVLYPMKDALKARATVGEVCNALREVWGTYVPSDAF; encoded by the coding sequence ATGGCGCGCGAGTCGGAGTCCGGACTGCCCATCGAACCGGTCTACGGGCCGGAGTCCCTCGAGGGCTGGGACCCGGCCGAGAAGCTGGGTGAGCCGGGCGCGTACCCGTTCACCCGGGGCGTCTATCCGACGATGTACACGGGCCGTCCGTGGACGATGCGCCAGTACGCCGGTTTCGGTACGGCGACGGAGTCCAACGCCCGCTACAAGCAGCTGATCGCCAACGGCACGATGGGCCTGTCGGTCGCGTTCGACCTGCCCACCCAGATGGGCCACGATTCCGACGCGCCGATCGCCTCGGGCGAGGTCGGCAAGGTCGGTGTGGCCATCGACTCCATCGACGACATGCGGGTGCTGTTCGGCGGGATCCCGCTGGACAAGGTGTCCACGTCGATGACGATCAACGCGCCCGCCGCCCTGCTGCTGCTCCTCTACCAACTGGTCGCCGAGGAGCAGGGCGTGTCCGCGGACAAGCTCACCGGCACGATCCAGAACGACGTGCTGAAGGAGTACATCGCCCGCGGCACCTACATCTTCCCGCCCAAGCCGTCGCTGCGGCTGATCGCGGACATCTTCAAGTACTGCCGGGCCGAGATCCCGAAGTGGAACACCATCTCCATCTCCGGCTACCACATGGCCGAGGCCGGCGCCTCGCCCGCGCAGGAGATCGCGTTCACCCTCGCCGACGGCATCGAGTACGTGCGCACCGCGGTGGCGGCCGGCATGGACGTCGACGACTTCGCGCCCCGCCTGTCCTTCTTCTTCGTGGCCCGCACCACGATCCTGGAGGAGGTCGCCAAGTTCCGCGCCGCGCGCCGGATCTGGGCGCGGGTGATGAAGGAGGAGTTCGGCGCGAAGAACCCCAAGTCGCTGATGCTGCGTTTCCACACGCAGACGGCCGGGGTGCAGCTGACCGCCCAGCAGCCCGAGGTGAACCTCGTCCGCGTCGCCGTGCAGGGCCTCGCTGCGGTGCTCGGAGGCACCCAGTCCCTGCACACCAACTCCTTCGACGAGGCCATCGCGCTGCCGACCGACAAGTCCGCCCGGCTCGCCCTGCGCACCCAGCAGGTCCTCGCCTACGAGACCGACGTCACCGCGACCGTCGACCCCTTCGCCGGCTCCTACGTCATCGAAAAGATGACCGACGAGGTCGAGACCGCCGCGCTGGAGCTGATGCGGAAGGTCGAGGATCTCGGCGGCGCGGTCAACGCCATCGAGCACGGCTTCCAGAAGAACGAGATCGAGCGCTCCGCCTACCGCATCGCTCAGGAGACCGACTCCGCGGAGCGGGTCGTGGTCGGCGTCAACCGCTTCCAGCTCGACGAGGAGGAGCCGTACGAGCCCTTGCGCGTCGACCCCGCCATCGAGGCCCAGCAGGCCGAACGCCTCGCCAAGCTCCGCGCGGAGCGCGACCAGCAGGCCGTCGACACCGCACTGGACGCACTGAAGAAGGCCGCCGAGGGTGAGGACAACGTCCTCTACCCCATGAAGGACGCCCTCAAGGCCCGCGCCACCGTCGGCGAGGTCTGCAACGCACTGCGCGAGGTGTGGGGCACCTACGTCCCGAGCGACGCCTTCTGA
- the leuE gene encoding leucine efflux protein LeuE: MFGVVDLPTYLAGLALIILLPGPNSLYVLSVAARRGVRSGYTAAAGVWCGDAVLMTLSAAGVASLLQANAVLFGIVKYAGAGYLAWLAVGMLRAAWGMWRTRREESVREAPAAEAAGERPFRRALVVSLLNPKAILFFIAFFVQFVDPAYAYPALSFVVLGAFAQIASVLYLSALIFSGTRLAAAFRRRRRLSAGATSAAGALFLGFAAKLSTASA; the protein is encoded by the coding sequence ATGTTCGGTGTCGTCGACCTTCCCACCTACCTGGCGGGCCTGGCCCTGATCATCCTGCTGCCGGGCCCCAACTCGCTGTACGTCCTGTCCGTCGCCGCCCGCCGCGGGGTGCGCTCCGGCTACACGGCCGCCGCCGGCGTCTGGTGCGGGGACGCCGTCCTGATGACGCTGTCGGCCGCCGGGGTCGCCTCCCTGCTCCAGGCCAACGCCGTGCTGTTCGGCATCGTGAAGTACGCCGGCGCCGGCTATCTGGCCTGGCTGGCCGTCGGGATGCTGCGCGCCGCGTGGGGCATGTGGCGCACCCGCCGGGAGGAGAGCGTGCGGGAGGCTCCCGCCGCCGAGGCGGCCGGTGAGCGTCCCTTCCGCCGGGCGCTGGTCGTCAGCCTGCTCAACCCGAAGGCGATCCTGTTCTTCATCGCCTTCTTCGTGCAGTTCGTCGACCCGGCCTACGCCTACCCGGCGCTGTCCTTCGTGGTCCTCGGCGCCTTCGCCCAGATCGCCAGCGTGCTCTACCTCAGCGCGCTGATCTTCAGCGGCACCCGGCTGGCCGCCGCCTTCCGCCGCCGTCGCCGGCTGTCGGCGGGCGCCACCTCGGCGGCGGGCGCCCTGTTCCTGGGCTTCGCGGCGAAGCTGTCGACGGCGAGCGCGTAA
- a CDS encoding FAD-dependent oxidoreductase translates to MSDTHVLIAGAGPTGLTLGIDLARRGVPALIVERADGLFPGSRGKGLQPRTMEVFDDLGVLDRIRAGGGRYPRQMLWRDGRQLGEHRLMEPVEPTEEAPYEGWMVPQWRTQRLLRDRLEELGGKVAFGREVTGVTQDEEGVTAHFAAGPPLRARYLVATDGGRSAVRRAVGTALTGEAVDPLPMLVADVRISGLDRDWWHLFPPREGEDEFLTLCPLAGTDDFQLVARFTEGTRVDLSPEAVRRVVAARTHLAAEDVTEVLWASDFRPRAALADRFRVGRVFLAGDAAHVHSPAGGQGLNTSVQDAYNLGWKLDAVLSGGADASLLDSYEEERRTVAAAMLGLSTRIHRGEAKRGGATLQLDLGYRESSLSAETRTEPGPVRAGDRAPDGRVDGVRLFDAFRGPHWSLLALGTDVPEPPAGVRLVRGPSHRTYGTGLFLVRPDGYVGWAGDTPDGLGAYLARPGRH, encoded by the coding sequence ATGAGCGACACCCATGTGCTGATCGCGGGCGCGGGGCCGACCGGCCTGACGCTCGGCATCGACCTGGCCCGGCGCGGTGTGCCGGCCCTGATCGTGGAGCGGGCGGACGGCCTGTTCCCCGGGTCGCGCGGCAAAGGGCTCCAGCCGCGCACCATGGAGGTCTTCGACGACCTCGGCGTGCTGGACAGGATCCGGGCGGGCGGCGGCCGCTACCCGCGCCAGATGCTCTGGCGCGACGGCAGGCAGCTGGGTGAGCACCGCCTGATGGAGCCGGTGGAGCCCACCGAGGAGGCGCCGTACGAGGGCTGGATGGTGCCGCAGTGGCGCACCCAGCGGCTCCTGCGCGACCGGCTGGAGGAACTCGGCGGCAAGGTCGCCTTCGGCCGCGAGGTCACCGGCGTCACCCAGGACGAGGAGGGCGTGACCGCCCACTTCGCCGCCGGCCCGCCGCTGCGCGCCCGCTACCTGGTCGCCACGGACGGGGGACGGTCGGCGGTGCGCCGGGCGGTCGGCACCGCCCTGACCGGCGAGGCGGTCGACCCGCTGCCGATGCTGGTGGCGGACGTGCGGATCAGCGGCCTGGACCGGGACTGGTGGCATCTGTTCCCGCCCCGCGAGGGCGAGGACGAGTTCCTCACCCTCTGCCCGCTCGCCGGGACGGACGACTTCCAGCTGGTCGCCCGGTTCACCGAGGGCACGCGGGTGGACCTCTCCCCCGAGGCCGTACGGCGGGTCGTGGCCGCCCGCACGCATCTCGCCGCCGAGGACGTGACCGAGGTGCTGTGGGCCTCCGACTTCCGGCCGCGTGCCGCGCTCGCCGACCGGTTCCGGGTGGGCCGCGTGTTCCTCGCGGGCGACGCCGCCCACGTGCACTCCCCGGCCGGCGGTCAGGGCCTCAACACCAGCGTCCAGGACGCCTACAACCTGGGCTGGAAGCTGGACGCGGTGCTGTCCGGCGGGGCCGACGCGTCCCTGCTCGACAGCTACGAGGAGGAGCGGCGGACGGTCGCCGCGGCGATGCTCGGCCTGTCCACCCGCATCCACCGGGGCGAGGCGAAGCGCGGCGGCGCCACCCTGCAACTGGACCTGGGGTACCGGGAGTCCTCGCTCAGTGCCGAGACGCGTACGGAGCCCGGCCCGGTGCGCGCGGGCGACCGGGCGCCGGACGGCAGGGTGGACGGCGTGCGCCTCTTCGACGCCTTCCGGGGGCCGCACTGGTCCCTGCTGGCGCTGGGCACGGACGTCCCGGAACCGCCCGCGGGCGTCCGGCTGGTGCGCGGTCCCTCCCATCGGACGTACGGCACGGGCCTGTTCCTGGTCCGCCCGGACGGCTACGTGGGCTGGGCCGGGGACACCCCGGACGGGCTCGGCGCCTACCTCGCCCGGCCCGGACGGCACTGA
- a CDS encoding TetR/AcrR family transcriptional regulator C-terminal domain-containing protein, translating into MNTERRAPLDRRRVADTALTLLNEVGLDGLTLRAIARELDVKAPALYWHFKDKQALLDEMATEMFRRMTDGIELDPDDSWQERLLRSNRVLRRTLLAYRDGAKMFGGTRFTGLEHAEQQEANLRLLTSAGLTLTQAARALQTTFLYTLGFVAEEQGVEPRPGERREGFDVEARARLMAGHPLAAEAGAALFGDYEEHFEEGLALVVAGIEARYGVR; encoded by the coding sequence GTGAACACGGAACGACGCGCCCCGCTGGACCGCCGACGGGTCGCCGACACGGCACTGACCCTGTTGAACGAGGTCGGCCTCGACGGCCTGACGCTGCGCGCCATCGCCAGGGAACTGGACGTCAAGGCACCCGCCCTGTACTGGCACTTCAAGGACAAGCAGGCGCTGCTCGACGAGATGGCGACCGAGATGTTCCGCCGCATGACCGACGGGATCGAGCTCGACCCGGACGACAGCTGGCAGGAGCGGCTGCTCCGGAGCAACCGGGTGCTGCGCCGGACCCTGCTCGCCTACCGCGACGGCGCCAAGATGTTCGGCGGCACCCGCTTCACGGGGCTCGAACACGCCGAGCAGCAGGAGGCCAACCTGCGCCTGCTCACGTCCGCCGGCCTCACCCTCACCCAGGCGGCACGGGCGCTGCAGACGACGTTCCTCTACACGCTCGGCTTCGTGGCCGAGGAGCAGGGCGTGGAGCCGCGCCCGGGGGAGCGCCGCGAGGGCTTCGACGTCGAGGCCCGCGCCCGGCTGATGGCCGGCCATCCCCTCGCCGCCGAGGCCGGAGCGGCCCTCTTCGGCGACTACGAGGAACACTTCGAGGAGGGCCTCGCCCTGGTCGTCGCCGGGATCGAGGCCCGCTACGGGGTGCGGTGA
- a CDS encoding polysialyltransferase family glycosyltransferase encodes MHTQIFQVSTLYGAATLAAALDAGLFGPRERSRRLLLVSQNAAVPETALRLDEMRGHGPLAGRFDEVVSWNEAISPYHPSAWGPRGNDTVLWQRAFRLLWGIEERDTVELAVESVQANPARALTAIFSESAVDVYADGLMSYGPTRERLPLTVASRVRRLLHLDLVPGLRPLLLSEYGVEPVIVPDEAFRAVLDEVARDAADDPLLAPVRTEAPTAVLLGQYLAALGILTAAEEEDLHVRMLTGAVRAGHRSVLFKPHPTAPAGYSAVLAKAAADAGVRLTVLDAPLLAETLYHHARPELVVGCFSTAMVTASAYYGVPVARVGTGLVLDRLRPYQNSNRVPLVLVDHLVPDLERDETPAVLGAAPESLAPLVRTTGFCMQPRTYPALREPAEEWLRERLADSPAGYFPALRLAELGLPGSSPGTRARVRAARARRKVGRAVRRTGKG; translated from the coding sequence ATGCACACCCAGATCTTCCAGGTCTCCACGCTGTACGGAGCGGCCACGCTGGCCGCGGCGCTGGACGCGGGCCTGTTCGGGCCGCGCGAGCGCTCCCGGCGTCTGCTGCTGGTCTCGCAGAACGCCGCCGTGCCGGAGACGGCGCTGCGCCTGGACGAGATGCGCGGCCACGGCCCGCTCGCCGGCCGGTTCGACGAGGTGGTGAGCTGGAACGAGGCGATCAGCCCGTACCACCCGAGCGCCTGGGGGCCGCGCGGGAACGACACGGTGCTGTGGCAGCGGGCGTTCCGGCTGCTGTGGGGCATCGAGGAGCGGGACACGGTCGAGCTGGCCGTCGAGTCGGTCCAGGCCAACCCGGCGCGCGCGCTGACGGCGATCTTCTCCGAGAGCGCCGTCGACGTGTACGCGGACGGCCTGATGAGCTACGGCCCCACCCGGGAGAGGCTGCCGCTGACCGTCGCGAGCCGGGTACGGCGGCTGCTCCACCTCGACCTGGTCCCCGGTCTGCGGCCGCTGCTGCTGTCCGAGTACGGCGTGGAGCCGGTGATCGTGCCGGACGAGGCGTTCCGCGCGGTACTGGACGAGGTCGCCCGGGACGCGGCGGACGACCCGCTCCTCGCGCCCGTGCGGACGGAGGCGCCGACCGCCGTGCTGCTCGGCCAGTACCTCGCGGCGCTGGGCATCCTGACCGCCGCCGAGGAGGAGGACCTGCACGTCCGCATGCTCACCGGGGCGGTGCGCGCCGGGCACCGGTCGGTGCTGTTCAAGCCCCATCCGACGGCTCCGGCCGGCTACTCGGCGGTGCTGGCGAAGGCGGCGGCGGACGCGGGTGTGCGGCTCACCGTCCTGGACGCGCCGCTGCTCGCGGAGACGCTGTACCACCACGCCCGGCCCGAGCTCGTCGTCGGCTGCTTCTCCACGGCGATGGTCACCGCGTCCGCCTACTACGGTGTGCCCGTGGCGCGGGTGGGGACGGGGCTGGTGCTGGACCGGCTGCGGCCGTACCAGAACAGCAACCGGGTCCCGCTGGTGCTGGTCGACCACCTGGTGCCCGACCTGGAGCGGGACGAGACGCCGGCCGTGCTGGGCGCGGCGCCGGAAAGCCTGGCGCCGCTGGTGCGGACGACGGGCTTCTGCATGCAGCCCCGCACCTATCCGGCGCTGCGCGAGCCGGCCGAGGAGTGGCTGCGCGAGCGTCTCGCCGACAGCCCCGCCGGCTACTTCCCCGCCCTGCGCCTGGCCGAGCTGGGCCTGCCCGGCAGCAGCCCCGGCACCCGGGCCCGGGTCCGCGCGGCGCGCGCCCGGCGGAAGGTGGGCCGGGCGGTCCGCCGTACCGGGAAGGGGTGA
- a CDS encoding glycosyltransferase family 2 protein: MPKLSVVVALHNVEAFAETTLRSLARNAGPDVEFLLVDDCSTDATTEVVDRWAERLPGARVIRHDTNRGIAQARNSGIDAAGGEYLTFLDGDDWYGPGHLAGLMRAMDELGCDFARTDHVQATGTDRVVKRPPARVRHAVMDPRDGIAPADTETMVDYPFVWAGVYRRHLFEDGGLRFATELRTAEDRLWIWRLHLRARTYASLGLHGVFYRRGVATSLTQVRDERQLDFIPAYDALLREVRDDPEADRFLLKAVRTYCAMIAFHVGKAHDYEPAAARRLRHEARAALHRMPERELDRTLATIDSTRGRLLGRLRDGRKAA; this comes from the coding sequence GTGCCCAAGCTGTCCGTCGTCGTCGCCCTGCACAACGTGGAGGCGTTCGCGGAGACCACGCTGCGCAGTCTCGCCCGCAACGCGGGCCCGGACGTCGAGTTCCTGCTCGTCGACGACTGCTCCACGGACGCCACCACCGAGGTGGTCGACCGGTGGGCGGAGCGGCTCCCGGGCGCGCGGGTGATCCGGCACGACACCAACCGGGGGATAGCGCAGGCCCGCAACTCCGGCATCGACGCGGCCGGCGGCGAGTACCTCACGTTCCTCGACGGGGACGACTGGTACGGGCCGGGCCATCTCGCCGGGCTGATGCGGGCCATGGACGAGCTGGGCTGCGACTTCGCCCGCACCGACCATGTGCAGGCCACCGGCACCGACCGGGTGGTGAAGCGGCCCCCGGCCCGGGTGCGCCACGCGGTGATGGACCCGCGCGACGGGATCGCCCCCGCCGACACCGAGACGATGGTGGACTACCCGTTCGTCTGGGCGGGGGTCTACCGCCGGCACCTGTTCGAGGACGGCGGCCTGCGCTTCGCCACCGAACTGCGCACCGCCGAGGACCGGCTGTGGATCTGGCGGCTGCACCTGCGGGCCCGGACGTACGCCTCGCTGGGCCTGCACGGCGTGTTCTACCGGCGCGGGGTGGCCACCTCCCTCACCCAGGTCAGGGACGAACGCCAGCTGGACTTCATCCCGGCCTACGACGCCCTGCTGCGGGAGGTCCGCGACGACCCGGAGGCGGACCGCTTCCTGCTCAAGGCGGTCCGCACCTACTGCGCCATGATCGCGTTCCACGTCGGCAAGGCACACGACTACGAGCCCGCGGCGGCCCGGCGGCTGCGCCACGAGGCGCGGGCCGCGCTGCACCGCATGCCCGAGCGGGAGCTCGACCGGACCCTCGCCACCATCGACAGCACCCGGGGCAGGCTGCTCGGCCGCCTGCGCGACGGGCGGAAGGCTGCCTGA
- a CDS encoding alpha-2,8-polysialyltransferase family protein produces MAARTQIFCASGPSAVVTMVAAVEAGRLPDAERRVLLVCDDSPVPEAAPAWDEVPGFGRLRARFDAVLSWNETVRPFHPAAWTPRAEDVPLLERHVRRLWGLGDDRVELVLGSPDVPPALAVARVFTGAPLHVCVGGPADYGPTRGKLDPLIGTRVRQVLHLDLVPGLEPLLLGEFGVPARVVPADAYRAVAGEIGPAAAVVPEGAALVVGESLAALGAGAEGGEDALHGEMLRAAAGRGHRRVVFAPHPAAGTGHGGALRAEAERLGVDLTVPDSPVPAELLLQASRPALVVGCSSAALFTASALYGLPVARVGTERLLARLTPYDHPHRVALVLAEAVLPGAGPEDGSTAPGAGGDTLPGEKAPTGAERGGGGVPSATEGGDGDAPARARHGDGKAPPDARDGAGQAPVRAELGELLAALSFTMRPRVHPALRGVAERYLGARARDRRWFPRGRLTSLGLPGGVPKGLAFLPRTRAARRVVRRVRAVRKVVGG; encoded by the coding sequence ATGGCGGCGAGGACGCAGATCTTCTGTGCCTCCGGACCGTCGGCGGTGGTCACCATGGTGGCCGCGGTCGAGGCCGGACGGCTCCCGGACGCGGAACGCCGGGTGCTGCTGGTGTGCGACGACTCCCCGGTGCCGGAGGCGGCACCGGCGTGGGACGAGGTGCCCGGCTTCGGCCGGCTGCGCGCCCGCTTCGACGCGGTGCTGTCCTGGAACGAGACCGTCCGGCCGTTCCACCCGGCGGCCTGGACACCCCGCGCGGAGGACGTGCCGCTCCTGGAGCGGCACGTCCGGCGGCTGTGGGGGCTCGGCGACGACCGGGTGGAGCTGGTGCTCGGTTCCCCGGACGTCCCGCCCGCCCTGGCGGTGGCGCGGGTGTTCACCGGGGCGCCGCTGCACGTCTGCGTGGGCGGTCCGGCGGACTACGGGCCCACCCGGGGCAAGCTCGACCCGCTGATCGGCACGCGCGTACGGCAGGTGCTGCACCTGGACCTGGTGCCGGGTCTGGAGCCCCTGCTGCTGGGCGAGTTCGGGGTGCCGGCCCGGGTGGTCCCGGCGGACGCCTACCGGGCCGTGGCCGGTGAGATAGGCCCGGCGGCGGCGGTGGTGCCGGAGGGGGCGGCGCTGGTCGTCGGGGAGAGCCTGGCCGCGCTCGGCGCCGGCGCGGAGGGCGGGGAGGACGCCCTGCACGGGGAGATGCTGCGGGCGGCGGCCGGGCGCGGTCACCGCCGGGTGGTGTTCGCACCGCACCCCGCGGCCGGGACGGGGCACGGCGGCGCGCTGCGGGCGGAGGCGGAGCGGCTGGGGGTGGACCTCACCGTCCCGGACTCCCCCGTCCCCGCCGAGCTGCTGCTCCAGGCGTCCCGCCCGGCCCTGGTCGTCGGCTGCTCGTCGGCCGCGCTGTTCACGGCGTCGGCGCTGTACGGCCTCCCGGTGGCCCGGGTCGGCACGGAACGCCTGCTGGCCCGGCTCACGCCGTACGACCACCCGCACCGGGTGGCGCTGGTGCTGGCGGAGGCGGTACTGCCGGGGGCGGGGCCCGAGGACGGCTCGACGGCGCCCGGGGCGGGCGGGGACACGTTGCCCGGTGAGAAGGCGCCGACGGGTGCGGAGCGGGGCGGTGGGGGCGTGCCGTCGGCCACGGAAGGGGGTGACGGCGACGCTCCGGCGCGTGCGCGGCACGGCGACGGGAAGGCACCGCCGGACGCGCGGGACGGCGCCGGGCAGGCACCGGTGCGTGCCGAGCTGGGTGAGCTGCTGGCCGCGCTCTCCTTCACCATGCGGCCGCGGGTGCACCCCGCGCTGAGGGGCGTCGCCGAGCGGTACCTCGGCGCGCGGGCGCGGGACCGGCGGTGGTTCCCCCGCGGGCGGCTCACCTCGCTGGGACTGCCCGGGGGTGTGCCGAAGGGGCTGGCGTTCCTGCCGCGCACCCGGGCCGCCCGGCGGGTGGTGCGGAGGGTGCGGGCGGTGCGGAAGGTTGTAGGGGGCTGA
- a CDS encoding glycosyltransferase family 2 protein codes for MPKLSVIVPFHNVQRYAPDALRSLRENARSDFEFVLVDDGSRDDTPVIVERAAGELAHVARVRHIRRDRNGGIATARNTGLDAARGEYLAFLDGDDWFAPGYLPRLVAAAEESGCDFLRTDHVRVTGRARTVHRVPVGLRDEVLDPRGAILPADRTTAVDYPQAWAGVYHRRLLERGLLHFPEGLRTAEDRPWIWRLHREAESFAVVGLLGVFYRKGVASSLTRIGDERQLDFVRAFDRVVAETAADRDAARLLPKAVRTYCAVIAHHLAEQDKFEPAVAARLRATCAAALRRLPRDVLDGVLDSMDPRRAARLRRLRRAPLRVGKEAA; via the coding sequence GTGCCGAAGCTTTCCGTGATCGTCCCCTTTCACAATGTCCAGCGATACGCGCCGGACGCGCTCAGAAGTCTGCGGGAGAATGCCCGGAGCGATTTCGAGTTCGTCCTGGTCGACGACGGTTCACGGGACGACACCCCGGTGATCGTCGAGCGGGCGGCCGGGGAGCTGGCCCATGTCGCGCGGGTGCGTCACATCCGCCGTGACCGCAACGGCGGGATCGCCACCGCCCGCAACACCGGCCTGGACGCGGCACGCGGCGAGTACCTGGCCTTCCTGGACGGCGACGACTGGTTCGCCCCGGGGTATCTGCCCCGGCTGGTCGCGGCGGCCGAGGAGTCGGGGTGCGACTTCCTGCGCACCGACCACGTACGGGTCACCGGCCGCGCCCGGACCGTGCACCGGGTGCCCGTGGGACTGCGGGACGAGGTGCTGGACCCGCGCGGGGCGATCCTGCCCGCCGACCGGACGACCGCGGTGGACTACCCGCAGGCGTGGGCGGGTGTGTACCACCGGCGGCTGCTGGAACGGGGGTTGCTGCACTTCCCGGAAGGGCTGCGCACCGCCGAGGACCGGCCGTGGATCTGGCGGCTGCACCGGGAGGCCGAGTCGTTCGCCGTGGTGGGGTTGCTCGGGGTGTTCTACCGCAAGGGCGTCGCCTCCTCCCTCACCCGGATCGGGGACGAGCGGCAACTGGACTTCGTCCGCGCCTTCGACCGGGTGGTCGCGGAGACGGCGGCGGACCGGGACGCGGCCCGGTTGCTGCCCAAGGCGGTGCGGACGTACTGCGCGGTGATCGCCCACCACCTGGCCGAGCAGGACAAGTTCGAGCCGGCGGTGGCCGCGCGGCTGCGGGCGACGTGCGCGGCGGCGCTGCGGAGGCTGCCGCGGGACGTGCTGGACGGGGTGCTGGACTCGATGGACCCGCGACGGGCGGCTCGGCTGCGGAGGCTGCGGCGGGCGCCGCTCCGCGTGGGGAAGGAGGCCGCGTGA